Below is a window of Streptomyces genisteinicus DNA.
AGCGGCGATCCGGACGGGACTACTCGGGGTAGCCGGTCGACACCTCGAGGTCGAAGGTCGCGTTGTCCTCGGAGACCTCGACATCGGCACCCGGGAACTGGGTGATCACGATGTCCTTGCCCCACTGCGCGTTGGCCACTTCCTTGACGTTGATCTTCCAGCCCTGGGCCGCCGCGCACTCCTTGACCGACAGGATGTCCTTGTACACGAAGTCCGGCGCCTGCACCTTGGAGGCGTCGTCGTAGCCCTCGGAGGCGTCCGAGCACTTCGTCTTGTCGATCGTCCGGTTGCGCTCCGGCCCCTTGAAGCCCGCCTGCTGCGACTGGCCGGTCGTCGGGTCGCCGCCCCCGCCGCCGGCCTCCTTCTTGTCGTCGCCGTTCATCGAGAGGGCCACGACCAGGCCGCCGACGGCGAGCAGCGCCACCGCGATCGATCCCACGATCACCGGCATGTTGCGCCTGCCGCCGCCGCTGCCGCCGGACGGGGCGGTCGTCGCGGGCGACATCGTGTACGGCGGCGGGGTCTGCGCGCCCGGTCCGGGCGTCTGGTACGCCGGCGCGGGCGTCGGGTAGCCGTAGTGCGGTGCGGGGGCCGGGGTCGGCGCTCCGTACGGGCCGGGCTGGTAGGGCGTCTGCAGGCTCTGCGGCCCGGGCGCGGACTGCCCGAGCGGCGGGAAGACGGCCGAACCGACCCCCGATCCGCTGTTCGCCGGGGAGACGCCGCCGATGATGACGGGCGCGCCGGTCTGGCCCGCGCCGGCCACCCGCGCGCACTCGTCGCGCATCGCGGCAGCGCTCGGGAACCGCTCGTTCGGGTTCTTCTTCAGCGCGCGGGCGACGAGCGCGTCCATCGCGGGGGTGACGGAGCGGTTGATGCTCGACGGGGCGACCGGCTCCTCCTGCACGTGCGCGTACGCGATGGCCAGCGGCGAGTCGGCGTCGAACGGCAGGCGGCCGGTGAGGAGCTGGAAGAGCATGATGCCGACCGAGTACAGGTCGGAGCGGGCGTCCACCCCGCGGCCGAGGGCCTGCTCGGGCGACAGGTACTGCGGGGTGCCGACGACCATGCCGGTCTGCGTCATCGAGGTGACACCGGACTGCATGGCGCGGGCGATGCCGAAGTCCATGACCTTGACGACGCCGCGCCTGGTCATCATCACGTTGCCCGGCTTGATGTCGCGGTGGACCAGGCCCATCTCGTGGCTGGTCTCCAGGGCGGCCAGCACGTCGGCCGTCACCTTCAGCGCCTTGTCCGCGGGCATCGCGCCGTAGTGCTGGATGTCCTCCGCGAGCACCGACCCGAGCGGGCGGCCCTCCACGTACTCCATGACGATGTACGGCATCAGCGCACCGTCGAGCTCGTCCTCACCGGTGTCGAAGACCGACACGATGTTGGTGTGCGAGAGCTTGGCGACGGCCTGCGCCTCGCGCCGGAACCGCTCCCGGAAGGACTGCTCCCGCCCCAGCTCCGTGTGGAGGGTCTTGATGGCCACCTGGCGGTCCAGCGCACTGTCGTACGCCAGGTACACCGAGGCCATACCGCCTTCGCCGAGCAGATCGCGAAGCTGGTACCGGCCGCCCGCGACGGAATTGCCGGCGTAGCGGCCCTGTGCGCCGTCCTGGCTCATTCGTGCATCCCCCTGTGCGCGCGCTGACCGCGGCCGATCCGGATTTACGGCCCAAGTCTGCCCCAGGGCACCGACACGTCAAGCCGGGTGCCCGTTCCGTGACCGTAAGCACGGCAACCGTCCCAGAAGCGTTACAGGAAGGGCATGGAATTTGCGCCAGGTGCGGGGATACGGGTTTGATGGCCGGTCTCCTTCGAAACCGGCATGCCGCGTGAAGGCTGTAGCGTGACGTGACGCAGGACCCGAGGGCATGGCTCACCCCGCGACGCGGTACGTACGCGGACAGATACGACGGCGAGGACTGATGGCACCCGAACCCGAAGCAGGCGGCGGCGTGCCGGAGTCCTCGGAGAACTGGGGAATCGGCGGTCTGGTCGGTGACGGCCGCTACCGCCTGACGCACCGCCTCGGACGCGGCGGCATGGCCGAGGTGTTCGCGGCCGAGGACGTACGGCTCGGCCGCACCGTCGCCGTGAAGCTGCTGCGCGCGGACCTCGCCGAGGACCCCGTGTCGAAGGCCCGGTTCACGCGCGAGGCGCAGTCGGTCGCCGGGCTCAACCACCACGCGGTCGTCGCCGTCTACGACTCGGGCGAGGACGTCGTCGGCAGCCGGACCGTCCCCTACATCGTGATGGAGCTCGTCGAGGGCCGCACGATCCGCGATCTGCTGCTCAACGCCGAGGCGCCGCCCCCCGAGCAGGCGCTGATCATCGTCTCCGGTGTGCTGGAGGCGCTCGCCTACTCTCACCAGCACGGCATCGTGCACCGCGACATCAAGCCGGCCAACGTCATCATCACGCACTCCGGCGCCGTGAAGGTGATGGACTTCGGCATCGCCCGCGCCCTGCACGGCGCGCAGTCGACCATGACGCAGACCGGCATGGTCATGGGCACCCCCCAGTACCTCTCCCCCGAGCAGGCGCTCGGCAAGGCCGTCGACCACCGGTCCGACCTCTACGCCACCGGCTGCCTGCTCTACGAACTGCTCGCCCTGCGGCCCCCGTTCACCGGTGAGACGCCGCTGTCGGTGGTCTACCAGCACGTCCAGGACATCCCCGTCCCGCCGTCGGAGGTCTCCCACGCGGTGCCCCCGGAGCTCGACGGGCTGGCGATGCGCTCGCTCGCCAAGGACCCGGACGACCGCTTCCAGAGCGCCGAGGAGATGCGCGGGCTGGTCCAGTACGCGCTCCAGATGCTCCAGCAGCAGGGCGGCCACACGGGTGCCTGGAACACCGGCCCGGTGGACGTGTACGACACCGGCGGGACGCCCCCGGCGGGGATGAACGGCGCGACGGCCGTCCACCCGGTGCACGGCGAGACCTCCCAGGGCCCGATCCTGCCCCCGGTCAATCCGCACGACGGCGCCTACGACGGCGGCCACGGCGGCGGGCGGCGCGGTGGCCGGGGCAAGGTGTGGCTGATGGCCGCGCTCGCGGTGATCGCGGTCGTCGCCGGTATCGCCTTCGCGCTGGACCGGGCCGGCAGTCCGGGCGGGACGCCGTCGGACAAGCCGTCGGTCGCCCCGACGCCGACGCAGAGCGAGGAGACGGCCGAGCCCACCGACGACGGCGCCGAGGAGAGCGAGGACCCGGGCAGCAGCACGGGCGGCGACGAGCAGCCCTCGTGGACCCCGTCGTACACGCCGTCGTCCACTCCCAGCACCACCCCGTCGCCCTCGGACAGGCCGACGGCCACGAAGCCGACCGAGCCGACCGACCCGGGTGAGACGTCGGAGCCCGCGGAGCCCTCCGACCCGCCCACCCAGACGGGCGGGCCGACGGGCGGGGCCACGGTCGGCGGATCCGGCGGCTCGGCGGGCGAGCCGGGGGACCCCGGCGCCGGCTGACCGGCC
It encodes the following:
- a CDS encoding protein kinase domain-containing protein, translating into MSQDGAQGRYAGNSVAGGRYQLRDLLGEGGMASVYLAYDSALDRQVAIKTLHTELGREQSFRERFRREAQAVAKLSHTNIVSVFDTGEDELDGALMPYIVMEYVEGRPLGSVLAEDIQHYGAMPADKALKVTADVLAALETSHEMGLVHRDIKPGNVMMTRRGVVKVMDFGIARAMQSGVTSMTQTGMVVGTPQYLSPEQALGRGVDARSDLYSVGIMLFQLLTGRLPFDADSPLAIAYAHVQEEPVAPSSINRSVTPAMDALVARALKKNPNERFPSAAAMRDECARVAGAGQTGAPVIIGGVSPANSGSGVGSAVFPPLGQSAPGPQSLQTPYQPGPYGAPTPAPAPHYGYPTPAPAYQTPGPGAQTPPPYTMSPATTAPSGGSGGGRRNMPVIVGSIAVALLAVGGLVVALSMNGDDKKEAGGGGGDPTTGQSQQAGFKGPERNRTIDKTKCSDASEGYDDASKVQAPDFVYKDILSVKECAAAQGWKINVKEVANAQWGKDIVITQFPGADVEVSEDNATFDLEVSTGYPE
- a CDS encoding protein kinase domain-containing protein → MAPEPEAGGGVPESSENWGIGGLVGDGRYRLTHRLGRGGMAEVFAAEDVRLGRTVAVKLLRADLAEDPVSKARFTREAQSVAGLNHHAVVAVYDSGEDVVGSRTVPYIVMELVEGRTIRDLLLNAEAPPPEQALIIVSGVLEALAYSHQHGIVHRDIKPANVIITHSGAVKVMDFGIARALHGAQSTMTQTGMVMGTPQYLSPEQALGKAVDHRSDLYATGCLLYELLALRPPFTGETPLSVVYQHVQDIPVPPSEVSHAVPPELDGLAMRSLAKDPDDRFQSAEEMRGLVQYALQMLQQQGGHTGAWNTGPVDVYDTGGTPPAGMNGATAVHPVHGETSQGPILPPVNPHDGAYDGGHGGGRRGGRGKVWLMAALAVIAVVAGIAFALDRAGSPGGTPSDKPSVAPTPTQSEETAEPTDDGAEESEDPGSSTGGDEQPSWTPSYTPSSTPSTTPSPSDRPTATKPTEPTDPGETSEPAEPSDPPTQTGGPTGGATVGGSGGSAGEPGDPGAG